Genomic window (Tripterygium wilfordii isolate XIE 37 chromosome 11, ASM1340144v1, whole genome shotgun sequence):
GTGGAATTATCCTTTGTAATGTTCTAAACAAAGTCAACCCCGGAGCTATACCAAAGGTACCGTTTGTCTCGGTCTTTATATTGTGTTTTCAAGCTTCTGCgccttttttttggttgtaatTTACTAAGATTTTCTTGTTAGGTAGTTGAGGGTCCATGTGATTCTGTTATCATTCCGGATGGGGCAGCTCTATCTGCATACCAGTACTTTGAAAATGTAAGGAACTTCCTTGTAGCAGTGGAGGAAATGGGGCTTCCTACCTTTGAAGCCTCTGATTTGGAACAGGTtagaataatatttttaattttgaaaagaatatctgGTACTTGTGCTTAGAGAATAGAGAATGAGTATGAAATATTTGAGACTGTCTTTCTGTTGTGCCTTGAATTTTCAGGGAGGGAAATCTGCAAGGATAGTAAATTGTGTCCTGGCACTTAAATCATACAGTGACTGGAAACAAAGTGGTTGTATTGGGTCATGGAAATTTGCTGGAAATTCGAAACCCCCGACCAGTAATGGCAGTAGACAATTTGTACGGAAAAATTCAGAACCATTCATGAATTCGATATCACGGACTATGTCATTGGGTGAGAAGTCCATAGATAGTTTGTCCAGTGATCAGTCTTCACATGATGATGTAGGCCATGACCACAATGATGCAGTTAGTGAGCTTTGTTGCTTTTGAATATCATTATTACTTATATGTCTTGGGAAAGAACTACTTAGAGCTAAAATATGCTTGCATTTGGATTTCAGGGTGCTCCTCGGTCCTTAGATATGCTAGTCCGTGCAGTTCTTGCCAataagaaacaagaagaaataccGATTGTAAGGATTCTTGTGGTTGCTTTCTTAATCTTATTGGTGAATTGTTTTGATCTGAAATGTGCACGACATTCTCTTCATTCTTACCATGCAGATACTTTAATAACTATTGGAGTTGTAGCACACTTACATGGTAGAAATGCCATATTGATATTGATCCTGAAAATTTTTCGTTAGATCTCTTAAGGATAATGTTTGGGTTCAACTTCTGTATCTGAATTAAGCAATTTATTTTTGACTCGTAAGTCATAACATCATTTACTTAAAGAAATACGTACTATACTGCTTATGACAGCTTCTGGAATCTATGCTGAGTCAAATTATGGAGGAGTTTGAGCGTCGATTAGCAAGTCAAAATGAGGTGGTGAGCTGCTATCTTTTATCTGCCGTAGTTTTGCATCTTCAAGTTCTCTTCAAGTTCATTAACTTGGTGCTGATGAAAGTTCCTTTCACCCTTAGTAATGCAAgcaattgttttttgttagTTAATTCGTTGTTAACCTGGCAGGTGAAAACAACTCCAAAAGATACAGCTGCATCTAGCCCCATTCTGTCTCTTTCAAGAACTTCTTCTAGTGACATTAAGGTAAGAGTGCACTTgcacttttgaatatttaaacaCAAACTCTCAATCTGAATCTTTGGATGATTATTTTGCCTTTCAAGTTAACTATACTTACAGAAGATCTTGTTTGCAACTGCTTGACATTTTCCTCAACTGATGCAATGGTTAAGATGGAAGAAGAAGTCTCTGCTCCAATTAGAAGGGAGGAATGTCTCAATCAAAAACATGATGATTGCAATGCGGAAGCAAGCAAACAACTTCAGAAAATGCATGTGTTGCTTGAACAACAGCAAAAAGATGTTCAGGTAATTTGCTGTAAGATCATGCCAGCTTTAACATCGTTAAACCTACCATGATTTTTACTGAATGAGCAACGTTTCTTACAGGTACTAAAAAGCACATTTCATACTACAAAGGAAGGAATGCAATTTTTGCAAATGAGGTACCAAGAGGAGTTCAACAATCTAGGTATGAATTCAAATTGATCGTTACTTACCTTTTTTGAGGTCCTTAGAGAGGGAATAATCTACCTCATCACTAGCTCTCTCCAATAGGTAAGCACTTGCATGGTCTAGCTCATGCTGCTTCAGGATATCAGAAAGTTCTTGAAGAAAATCGCAAGTTATATAATCAAGTGCAGGACCTGAAAGGTAACATTGTTAGTGACCTAAAGCTTAATCTGCTGTTGTTATTTGCTCTGATATGTACATCAATTTCCTTTACTGGTTTAATGATGTTCCATTATGTCTGATCAGGAAACATTAGGGTATACTGCAGAGTGCGACCCTTCCTGACGGGGAAAGCAAATTGTTTGAGTACAGTAGAGCACATAGTGGAAGGGAATATCACAATAACCACCTCAACAAAATATGGAAAAGATGGACGAAAATCATTTACTTTCAACAAAGTATTTGGTCCTAGTGCAACCCAAGGTTATCAACGCCCATTTGCTATAGCGATATACTGTttctatttttcaaattttctttttttggtatttCTCTCAATCTTATGGTTCATGTTATTTCATTGCAGAGGAGGTGTTCTCTGACACCCAACCTTTGGTTCGGTCAGTTCTTGATGGGTATAATGTGTGTATTTTTGCTTACGGTCAAACAGGTTCTGGTAAAACTTTTACTATGGTGAGAAATAGTTGATctttcaagttctttttcttcaattcagaaTTTTCTTACAGCTATTTGACCAGTCAAATTGTTAATGTCAATCTTATTAATCAATGCAGACTGGACCAAAAGAGCTTACAGAGGAGAGCCTAGGTGTAAACTACAGGGCATTGAGTGACCTATTTCTGCTCTCACATCAGAGAAGAGACATTATTAGCTATGATATATCGGTGCAGATGCTTGAAATATACAATGAGCAAGTTAGGGACCTCCTTGTGACAGATGGTCTTAACAAGAGATATCCTAAAGACTTCAACACTTCATCGATTTGCATCTTTTACAGTGCATGATATATTTCTTTGCATGTAATTGTATTCTTAACTCCTACACACACTAGAAATTCGAAACAGTTCCCAAACTGGAATTAATGTACCAGATGCAAACCTTGTACCTGTATCAACGACTTCTGATGTTATAAATCTTATGAACCTTGGGCAACAGAATCGAGCTGTGAGTGCTACTGCCATGAATGATCGAAGTAGTAGATCTCACAGGTACAGTAATTTGTATATACTTTGCTCTTTATTGTGATTTGAGAACATTGACTTTTCTCCTTATATATGCTCATGTACTCACTAGCTTACATGGGTGGCACCTGCAGCTGCTTGACAGTTCATGTTCAAGGGAAAGACCTGACATCTGGAACTGTTCTTCGTGGTTGCATGCACCTTGTTGATCTGGCAGGAAGTGAGAGGGTTGACAAATCTGAGGTTACAGGAGATAGGTTGAAGGAAGCACAGCATATCAACAAGTCTCTTTCTGCTTTAGGAGACGTGATTTCCTCTCTTGCTCAAAAAAATTCACATGTTCCCTATAGAAATAGCAAACTCACTCAATTGCTTCAAGATTCACTTGGTACGATTATCTAACATCCTTTAACCTGTCATGAAGGGCTTCATAGCTCCATGCTAACATTGTTTACAATTACTTGAATGGTATTTATATCTGTCAGGTGGGCAGGCAAAGACACTCATGTTTGTTCATATCAGTCCTGAGGCCGATGCTGTTGGAGAAACAATTAGCACCCTTAAATTTGCTGAACGTGTTGCCTCTGTTGAGCTTGGTGCTGCTCGAGTTAACAAAGATAGCGCAGAGGTGAAAGAGCTTAAAGAACAGGTTTGTGCTGTCTTACATTATTGTTCTGCAGTGGTGCGACTTGAACTGCCCTTAGTTTGCGTCTTGCTTATCAGAGTTTTCTTTAGAGGGCTTGTCTTAATATTGTAACATTGCTTTGCACCCCCTGCTTCTTACTGGCTCAATATGTGAAGGGCACAATTTTTTCTCCCTTTGTTTTCAGATTGCTAATCTTAAGACAGCCCTAGAAAGGAAGGAGGGAGAGTCAGAGCACCTGCCGCATTCTCAATTTAGCTCCCCGGAAAGTTCTATAACGAAGCCTCGAGGGTTTTCTTCTCATCATAGTTGGCATGGTGCGGGAGATAAGTCCAGCAATCGTAGGCATCCTATGGATGATGCTGGTAGCGTAGAGGTATGAACtaagttttcctttttttttaaaaattttatttttagacgAAGACCTTTGATATTCTTTTGCCAATTGAAGATTCATGAATTTTAGAGGAAATGTATTGTAAGCTGGAGCAGTAACCCAAGCTACCGGTCATAGATCAgctttgatatttttgtgggATCAGCAATCAATGATGCTCGTTATTTTTGCCAGCACCTTGAGATGAAACTACAGAATAAAGTAGGATGCCCACCAAGAGGCAGGAACATGAAGTCACCAATAGATAATTATTAGATCTTTGATGAATGATGACATGATCTCTTGAATTCAACAAACTGAGAAGGTTATGAACTGAGATGGGCTTGTGTCCAATGTGCTGATAATCTTGCTTTTCTTGCTTTTAGCTTACCTATGGTACTCATTATTACTATTTCATAAATCCTCCTTCTTGTAATGATCTTTTCAGGGCTGATCTTGTAGGGGTTGGCTATCCCATAATGGTTTCGGAATAAAGTTTTTCATcctttggattaaaaaaaataaaaataaaaatgaagagtTTACTTGACCAGATATTGACGTTATAAAGTACTGACCTACAGGGTAAGAAGAAATCTTCATTGAAACCAAGAAGGCGAAGCTTGGACCCCCAAGATATGATGAACTCACCTCCCTGGCCACCTTTGGGAAGTCCTGCTCTTAGTGGAAAGGATGACGACA
Coding sequences:
- the LOC120008567 gene encoding kinesin-like protein KIN-14I isoform X2, with amino-acid sequence MATEQLLALVEDVLQQHGARSRDIDMASRKAEEASLRRYEAAGWLRKTVGVVGGKDLPAEPSEEEFRLGLRSGIILCNVLNKVNPGAIPKVVEGPCDSVIIPDGAALSAYQYFENVRNFLVAVEEMGLPTFEASDLEQGGKSARIVNCVLALKSYSDWKQSGCIGSWKFAGNSKPPTSNGSRQFVRKNSEPFMNSISRTMSLGEKSIDSLSSDQSSHDDVGHDHNDAGAPRSLDMLVRAVLANKKQEEIPILLESMLSQIMEEFERRLASQNEVKTTPKDTAASSPILSLSRTSSSDIKMEEEVSAPIRREECLNQKHDDCNAEASKQLQKMHVLLEQQQKDVQVLKSTFHTTKEGMQFLQMRYQEEFNNLGKHLHGLAHAASGYQKVLEENRKLYNQVQDLKGNIRVYCRVRPFLTGKANCLSTVEHIVEGNITITTSTKYGKDGRKSFTFNKVFGPSATQEEVFSDTQPLVRSVLDGYNVCIFAYGQTGSGKTFTMTGPKELTEESLGVNYRALSDLFLLSHQRRDIISYDISVQMLEIYNEQVRDLLVTDGLNKRLEIRNSSQTGINVPDANLVPVSTTSDVINLMNLGQQNRAVSATAMNDRSSRSHSCLTVHVQGKDLTSGTVLRGCMHLVDLAGSERVDKSEVTGDRLKEAQHINKSLSALGDVISSLAQKNSHVPYRNSKLTQLLQDSLGGQAKTLMFVHISPEADAVGETISTLKFAERVASVELGAARVNKDSAEVKELKEQIANLKTALERKEGESEHLPHSQFSSPESSITKPRGFSSHHSWHGAGDKSSNRRHPMDDAGSVEGKKKSSLKPRRRSLDPQDMMNSPPWPPLGSPALSGKDDDKESASSGDWVDKVMVNKLDSLSRVENLDGHWEGLDNRQLPETFYQSVMLDSSKIYPEQPYNRYMMTKKDNQDYDAQQNRYETASTDDELEAATRDCSEPDYLWQSNLPRPSSLANGSGPKTKKSNLRAPKVIETRSSIPSLIPQPSRKLPNGVSQPSLNTENKQVPLGGKRRVGHAK
- the LOC120008567 gene encoding kinesin-like protein KIN-14I isoform X1; amino-acid sequence: MATEQLLALVEDVLQQHGARSRDIDMASRKAEEASLRRYEAAGWLRKTVGVVGGKDLPAEPSEEEFRLGLRSGIILCNVLNKVNPGAIPKVVEGPCDSVIIPDGAALSAYQYFENVRNFLVAVEEMGLPTFEASDLEQGGKSARIVNCVLALKSYSDWKQSGCIGSWKFAGNSKPPTSNGSRQFVRKNSEPFMNSISRTMSLGEKSIDSLSSDQSSHDDVGHDHNDAGAPRSLDMLVRAVLANKKQEEIPILLESMLSQIMEEFERRLASQNEVVKTTPKDTAASSPILSLSRTSSSDIKMEEEVSAPIRREECLNQKHDDCNAEASKQLQKMHVLLEQQQKDVQVLKSTFHTTKEGMQFLQMRYQEEFNNLGKHLHGLAHAASGYQKVLEENRKLYNQVQDLKGNIRVYCRVRPFLTGKANCLSTVEHIVEGNITITTSTKYGKDGRKSFTFNKVFGPSATQEEVFSDTQPLVRSVLDGYNVCIFAYGQTGSGKTFTMTGPKELTEESLGVNYRALSDLFLLSHQRRDIISYDISVQMLEIYNEQVRDLLVTDGLNKRLEIRNSSQTGINVPDANLVPVSTTSDVINLMNLGQQNRAVSATAMNDRSSRSHSCLTVHVQGKDLTSGTVLRGCMHLVDLAGSERVDKSEVTGDRLKEAQHINKSLSALGDVISSLAQKNSHVPYRNSKLTQLLQDSLGGQAKTLMFVHISPEADAVGETISTLKFAERVASVELGAARVNKDSAEVKELKEQIANLKTALERKEGESEHLPHSQFSSPESSITKPRGFSSHHSWHGAGDKSSNRRHPMDDAGSVEGKKKSSLKPRRRSLDPQDMMNSPPWPPLGSPALSGKDDDKESASSGDWVDKVMVNKLDSLSRVENLDGHWEGLDNRQLPETFYQSVMLDSSKIYPEQPYNRYMMTKKDNQDYDAQQNRYETASTDDELEAATRDCSEPDYLWQSNLPRPSSLANGSGPKTKKSNLRAPKVIETRSSIPSLIPQPSRKLPNGVSQPSLNTENKQVPLGGKRRVGHAK